Part of the Spinacia oleracea cultivar Varoflay chromosome 5, BTI_SOV_V1, whole genome shotgun sequence genome, GTTTCTTATAcatttaaaattatattaaattaaTGTAATTAGAAATGTGATCTCAATCATTATTTAATAGTCTCACTTACATCAGTTATTAGAGTTACTAGTCCTTACATAGTTACGTGACAAACTGCATTAAAGCATACTTAGAGCAAGATATATATAAGCTCACAAATTAAATTTAAAGTAGACTCAAAACAAGTTGTATGCTCCCTCAGTCACATATTACCTATTACATTtttcacctaaaactttgtgcaaaagtAAGTATAGCGAGTAATGTGGTACGGAAGAAGTAATAATCTAATTGATCCAATTTTCTACTAACCAGAATATCGCCCGAACCaataactaatttttttttttttaataattaaaccgGGTAATTatgtccatttccgatggagaCAAATATTCATTTGTTATTTTGGTTGTGGGATGTAATAGACTAAATCGAAATaactcttaaaacctcttcgcttcctttccatgaagtagaagatggtcttcTCGTTGTCGttccgttatcgcttttgggtcaattggaaacaacctctctgcaattgcaggggtaaggttgcgtacactcGACTCCCTTTACCCCGCTTCTCGCGGAAGCCTCTTTGAAGCAATggaataatgataatgataacgATAATGAATTAAACTGGGTAGTTATTACTTCTAGTGAACTtaattttttctgaaataattGAAAACCTGGTGATGAAGAGATGTTAGTTACTATATTGCCCATTCAGATGTGTCTCCGGCTCTTCGCACttagtaaataaaaaacaagGCTTGTAAAATGATTGTCGCTCTAAGAAATTATCGTCTTAACATATTTTCAACCAATAAAACCGGTCAAAAATTACCTTATCAAtacgtggactatggaccatggtgcacagtgaccatggtgcaccaaaagaacatatgtgcatacataaaagaacatgacattacgacaaaagaacatgcggtataattgtaaacacaaatttcagAGTCTGCAAAATAACGAACTCAAAATAAGtgacaaaatatattttattgatttttgataaatttgggtacaatctctagTATTTGCTCCTCTGATTCGATCTCCACGTTGAATTTGACTTGGCTCACAaactgatttgatttgattcacGGACTAGTTTGATTTGTACTTGAATGAGGGCCTTAGGGCTTGATCTCGTTCAAGAATGTCGATGTAGAATGGAACGGCACGTCATTTTTGTatgcttgttgttcttcttccaccgGATGTTTGATGTCGATTTGGTGTTGCTCGCGAACGGGATTGATCTTCTTGAATAAGGGCCTTCGGGCTTGATCTTGTCCAAGGTCGATCTTCTAGAATGGAACGACACGCCTTTTTGAATGCTTATTGTTCTTCTTCCAGGGAGAGAGAGTTTGGCGAGACTTGACTGGCAGAGAATATGTGAGAGATTTAGGTTTGCCGTCTGTTTTCTCCTCTGATTCGATCTCTACTTTGTATTTGACTTGGTTCACGGACTGGATTGATTTGTACTTGAATGAGGGCCTTCGGGCTTGATCTCGTTCAAGAATGTTGATGTAGAAATAGAACGGCACGTCAGTTTTGTatgcttgttgttcttcttccaccgGGATTATTTGATGTTGATTTgatgttgctcacgaactggcTTGATCTTCTTGAATAAGGGCCTCCGGGCTTGATCTCGTCCAAGGTTGATCTTCTAGAATGGAACGGCACGTCGATTTGAATGCTTGATGTTCTTCTTCTAGGGAGAGAATTGTGACTTGACTGGCAGTAGGGATGAAAATATCCAATGGGTGATCCATGAACCCGGTCACCCGTTATAATTAAACGGATGAAAACccgaattaaatggataaaaagCGGGTGATGGGTGAAGCGGGTGATGGATGTGGGTCGGATGCGGGTGATGTTTTTTATCCATCACCCGTTTACCACCCGATCCGTCACccgtttattttaaatatattatttatatttaaacataaaatgtgtTGATGAATCCATTACTTATTAAAGTTAgtgcttgttttattttttttagttataaGTTATGTGTAATAAGAAATAAATTATATGTTTCGGAGATGAATGTAGGTATATAATTTTTTACTTTTGGTTAATTATTATGCATATTATTAGGCGGTGATTTTTTAATGGTTTACCATTTTCACCCGAACATCACCCGGTTCACCCGCGGGTGATGGATGGACGGAATGCGGGTGATGAGTAAAGCGGGTGAGGGATGGACCGGGTGGAGCGGATGAATACGGGTGATGGATGCGGATGATGCTCCTCCCAATCCAAATTCCACCCATTTCCATCCCTAACTGGCAGGGAGAGatttgagagttttaggttttgCCGTCTGTTTCTCCTCCTCTCCCCCAAATGATGCAGGAAACTCCTATTTATAGGAGTGAGTTGAACTTTTAGGGTTTTATATGTTTTGGGCTTCTTGAATTGGACTTGATAGTCATGACCCGTTTATAACAGTTTAACATATTTTGTTAGGTTTAACCATTAAAAATATTCGGGTTTGATTAAAATAACTAAAAATATGCTAAATTAATATGAGAACCcaaatcaattaatttaataGAACGTCAAATGATTTTCGAGTCAATACTTTGACATTTGACCCAAATAATATCCAACGTGGCACGTTTTCCTTGCCTAcaataatatttcacttttctgttataataaaataactagtgtgtggcccgggcgttgtcccgggttttgaattttattcggatttatttgttgtaaatatgtgaccacAAAAAAATGGTGTCGTCATAGAATTACAGGGGTGACACAAGATAGCGGCCGATTAACAACCTTTCAAGTGGAAACCCCACATCCGAAAATCGAAACAAAGTCGGATCCTTTTATTCAtcattagttaattaattactatgGACATTATTAGTGCATCGTCCACCGAATGTAATTTTTATACTCATTGGTGGTCCTTATCATATTTTCTTCTCACATGcaaggagaaaatgtgagagaGTTTACGGTGCACCCGAGTGCATGTATATTGTTCTATAATTACTCAACCACCGTCAATGTTTCTCCTCTTACTCCtgccttttttgtttttgaggcttaatctaggaaaataataattgtatAATTATAAATGAAGTAatcattccttttttttttgcattcacttttgttcaatttgttatttattgtaaaaagaacatatatgtttatatagaaaatataacataagttgtagttggttaagatggtaggaagtgtaacttttaacaaagaggtctgGTGTTCGATCCTTACTACATGTGGTGACATGGCGTAATAAAGAGGGATATATATAACATGTATACGTTCTTAAGAAATGTTCTTTTAgttatatactagtgttcttaaggtgcaccataaCTCATTATGCACCGCAATCCACCTCCTAAATTGCGGTGAAGAATTACTGGATAAATATAAACGGTTAAATTTGGTGATGTACCAAAGCTAACAAGCAACAACCAAATTAGACAGTGCTCTAgtagaacccaaaaaaatggcgGCTATTCAATCTCTAACTTTCTTCCGCTTCCATTCTTCTTCAGATATTTATCCTCTATCTTTAAGCTCTTCCCCTTCCCTTAAATTCCCTAAACACATCAAAATTTACAACTCCCAGCTGCACAATTTCCCCACTTCAGTAAGTTCAATTTTGCACagtattaaaaaaatatgactgttgatgatttttttaacaattttcTCAATCTTCAGCAAATGAGttttctttatttctttatttaacTACTTTGTATTTTAAATACAGAGTAAAAAGTTTCAGCGACGTTTCTCTCcaattttgaataaaattgaGCCTGACCCAGATGAGGAAGAGGAAGTGCAGCAGAGTACAGGAgttaaagctgcattatcaatGCTTAATTTCTACAAGAGTGAGTGTTTTTTACACTTCGATTAATTTGTGTTGAATTGGGtttaattttttcaaattaatgatagaaattaattagggttttcaaTTTCTGTATTACGAAATGAAATTTATATATTTTGCAATTTGAAATGGCAGGAGAAATATCACCATTGATGCCAAAGAGTTGCCGTTATGTGCCGTCTTGTAGCGAATATTCGATGATTGCTTACAAGAAATATGGGGTTGCTAAGGGTACTATCTTGACTGCTTGGCGCCTTTGTCGCTGCAACCCGCTTGGTATACTTATTTTTATCTGTCTTCTTTAGCTGCATTGGTTTGATTTACTCTCAAATATGCTCCTTGGTCTGATATATAGTCTCGTTGTTAGTGTATCGAGAACAAACTAGTAATGTGACAATTAAATCTTGGCGGAGGGAGTGTAGGTGTAAGAATGGTATGGAAAAATCCCTCCTACTCCGCACATAGTTGGGAATATAAACTTCAATAGTACTATTTGGCATAAGCACTCCAGAGTCCAGAGTGTTTAAGTTAACTTCATCTGTTTGATCGAATTGTATagtttaagtctatttttagaaaagtactactccctccgtcccggaatacttgacctgttttccttatcgggccgtcccttaatacttgacctgtttctaaaaatggaaatattctaacaatattatattatttctcactccacccctattaacctacctaccccctactccatacaaaaaataattaaaaattcaacccctactctctccCAACCCCACATCttaacacatttcccactaactacattaaaataataccccactatcaactactacctattaaattaaataagtcaattcaagtatcttaaactctgtgccggtcaaaccgggtcgagtattccagGACGAAGGGAGTACAATTTCTATATTTGGAGGTGATAGAAGCTTCTAGGCTTTCGAGAAAAATAATCTAGGCTTTACTTTATTGTAGCTTTAGTTAGAGAGCTATGGCGGGATCCTAGTGATGATTCGTGTTCACTGGTGAGGTCTGGCCTTTTGACTGTGTTATTGATCCCTTGGTGTGCTTACTATCCAAGTGTCTAGTTATGTTTCCATGTTTACTAGgtttttattttgtattttttactTTAGTTTTTACCTTATCTTCAAATGTCAAATGCTTGAGGGATATTCTTTTTTGGCAACTAAAGTTGTactgttataaaaaaaaaaacagaatgaGTTTAAGTAAAAACAGCAATAGCTGCACCACAAATACACTGCCACGATCTAAGCTACAAGCTTACTAAAACATCAAAACATGAAGTAAAGTCAATCAACTAACCGATCGATCTGAGGATGTACAGGCTGTTCTGAAGATTATCTCTCTGAACACTTGATCTTCAGTCTGGCTCTTAGCAGCAAAAATCCTCTGGTTTCTCTGAATCCGCAAGCAATATACAGCTTCAGTAAATAAAGCTAAAAATTTCTTGCTCACTGTTCTGTTAATATTAACAGCTGTAGGCTGCAGCGCACTGTAGATCAAACAGTCTTAGAAATATTTGGCTCCAATAACTTTACAGACTAAATTCATAAGTAAGTGATGCAGATTTTTTCAATTTCTCTAATAACCTTTTTGGGTACTGTTGCGCTCACCTCTAGTGGCGGCCCAATCTGATGTTGGGATATAACCTCATAGTAGGGGTAACACAATGGTGTAGGAAACCTAGGGATTCTTATGCTTTTGAAATGCTTCAAAGTAGCTATGATGATTCATCTGGTTTGCACAGCTTTGCTAATTTGAAATTGTCTACTTAGGCACTTAGCTATGAAGTATACACAATTTCCTTTGCTGATGACAAATTAGTTCTTCTGATCAGGTTGGTTTTATTGAGCTCACTGATTACGGCTTTGCTGTTCCTTTGGTCCTTTAAGCTTGCTAGGTTGTGTAAAAAAGTCATAGCTCTTAAGGATTAAGCTCATAAGTTGACTTTTCTTAGACTGATCACACACTGAATGTCAGACTGTAATTGGACCCAAGGTTTGTACTAAATCAGTGTTTCTGTTCCACTGAAAGTAAAAAGAACACACATCCTACTTTAGCATTTCGGTTGTAGCTCACGTGCATGATGCCTTACCTCTGCTTGCTTGAGGTTGCATTGTTAGTTTTGTTACTGTGTCTGGAAGTTGTGGAAGTAGCTACAGTGAATCACCTACGCTACATAGCTTTGCTAAGTGGAAATGGTCTGGTTAGACACTTAGCTGTGCAATCCTCAAATTAGATTAGCTCCATTGAGCTCTCTAATACGACTTTGCTTGCTAGCTTGTTTAAGATGTCATCGCTCTTAAGGTTAAGTTTATAAGTTCACTTTTTGTACACTAAACACACGATCATTGTCAAAATGTAATTAGAGCTAGGGTTTGACTGTAATCAGTGTTTCCTATCCTTCGCATGGAACTAATCATTAAAATAGCCTCAGGTAAATCTTTATCTTATTTTAGACCCACTAAGTCACCTTGAGATTATTAACTAATACAATAATACTCCATCCATCTCATAATAGTGTGCCCCTTTCTTTTTGCACATTGTTTTAGGTAATTACTTGTAGTGTGATTATCAACTGTTTTAGGTAATTACTTGATGTGATGAGAGAGAGTGCAGTATTTTTTTTGGTTGAATGTGAGAGTGTGTTTTCCCATCACTTTAGGTAGTGGGATGAgagaagtactccctccgtcccaactTAATCGTCGCGCTATGCGATAAGTTATGGTAGGCTTATCTTTTAAAAGTAGATGTTATGAGAGATAATAGAAGAACTATTTTGATTGAATGAGAGAGAATATGTGGCCATAACTTAAAATATTAGTGGCCCATGCCATAAAAGGAAGTGTGGACGTAAATTTGGAGGAAGTATGgagtattaaaaaaattagtggaCTCTTGTCAAAATAGAAAGGGGGAAATTAAATTGGGACAAAAACAAAAGGAAAGTGGGGACACTAAATTGGGATAAAGGGAGTAcaacatttttgcaaaattaAGCTTAGTTAATCAAAATTGTAAGATTGATCGAGTTTACCGGCAAAACATTCGATAATACATGATAAAAGTTCAAAGACTGTAAATTGTGCCCCCATCCATTAGTAATATTAACGGTTACCTAATTACATACCTTTCAAGTATCATTatcaatttaaaataattaagtgatactccctctgttccatatTAGTTTTTTTACACTTctattttttttgggaaagaccCCACAATTTTAATACCTCTCATTTTCCACTACCAAGAAGTTAGGATCTTACACTATCTCACGTtcgaattaaaaaaatactaccCTGTCTTctttcacatctactttttctatAAGATAATACCTCATTGTCTCCTTTCACgtctattttttaataaaatcaatactatatattaaaaggcgtttctaCAAATGTCTACATGTCACGTGTCGCTCTTCCTCAATCCAAATGTCCATGTTATCAATCCATTTTCACTTAAAAAATGAAATATGGTTTGCATAAGATCAAACCTGCGACCTGCAATTGAGCATTATCCAATTGAGCTATAATATTTTACATGTTATATTTGTAAAATTAATATCAATACAATATAGAATAATGATCTTgtgaaaataaattcaaacgtaatttcattaaagaatataataattaattgtTCTTCACATAATACTTCGGGGCATCGCCAGGGCCCAACTACTTATACTTTACAAAAGCTTTGATAACCCAACTACTAGTAATATTTGATAACCAACCAACTTATCTTCTAAAACTTTGTGCCATGAGGCCCCTGACAAGTGTCAAAACTATGAGGGAGTATTAATTTGTAGCCTAAAATCGTTTTATGTAATATATATGCAAAGAAACTACAAGGAACAGGTAAAAGGACCCGGTAACTTAGACCCAAATGATTCACATTTGAACTACTTTTTCATCTTATGGTGCAGTCGTGGAAAGAGCATGCTTTTGTGCAATGGTAAAGATAACGATACTTCAATATATCAATTTGTTTCGGCTTTATAAATTGTGTTCCTAACTGATCTAGTTAGTTAAATAAGTGTTAAGCTATGTCACTTACATTCTATAGTTGTTTCAATGGATTAAAACAAAGGAACTAAAACAGTAAAGTGGCTGAAATACATTGCAAATTGAGACATTATTGTTTAAAGGTGTGCTTATTTACATGTATTTATTAAAGGTGTGCGTGTGCTTTACTTATTATATACTTTGCAAAAGCTTACTTCTTATGTATATTTCAGGTGGATCCGGCTTTGATCCCCCAAGATGGTTTGGCGAAGAGAGGGCATCAGAGGAGTGAAACCTTTGATTGTCTTCATACAAATAGGTAATTTTTATTTCCTATACCATTTAAATTTAGTTGGCTGACACTTAGCCAAATACCCTTACTATGCGTGTATTAGTTTTATGCGGAGATCGAACCTGTGTAGCTGCGTGTTCTTGATATAATTTTTGTCATGCGTAATGCAAAAGGTAGTTTACTTGTACGAAGTATGCGTGAAAAAAATGCTTAAAAGGGACGCTAGTATTATCTGGACGCTAATTTTATTTTGTGTGATATATCATCAAAGTTATCAGGAACTTAAGATGAATCCTTTGTTCCCTTTCAGTAGTTTGACTAGAGTGAAAACTGAAAATTTGTGgaaagataaataaaataaaaacagaaaTAAGTTGATTGAGATTGAAATGAAGGGAAAAGAAGGTCAAGTAATTAGCATCTCCCATAGGACAATTCCAGAGTATATAATATCACCAATCAGTTGCTTCAGAAAATTATATGCAGACTGAAACAATATTTCTGTTTGTGGGTTATGGAGGTGTCGAAGAGGTTTTGGACACTTCTTAAAATTTTGGAATGCTTTTGTCCTTAAGATTCATAAAAATGTATGGTTAATAATGCTTATTTGCCGTAATTGTGCAAGCTTAAGGTAAATGTGACATCATTGTTTTCTTCTTGTGGAGATAATTGATAAAGGGAATAAAATTAAGGTCATTGAACTAGTATTCCTTTATCAACAAATTAAACCAACCAATGATTATAATGGTCAGTAAAGGTCGTATCTACTAGCTTGGAGTTGTGAACTTCGTAGGAAAGTGTGAACCATAAGCTAGTTTGGATAAGGGGTTTCGTTTTGAAAAGAGTCACAAAAGAGGATTAttgatttattgttttaaaaagAAGTTCAAGGTTTAAAAAAATCTAGGGGTTAGAATTTCAAATAGGGATAAAGAGGGAAGCTAGGAAATACAtcaatactatatattaaaagatatTTCTAAGAAAGTTTTATATGACATATGTGGCGTTCTGCTTATGAGTGTCATTAATTTCATGTAATCTTCCAATAcataatttttttgtcaaatatGGTTGCATAATGTTTGACCCCCAACCTTGAGTTTAAACATTAAAGCCTTCACCACTAAGACATGACACGTTTCATGTTATTATTGcgaaaaaaaataagtaaatacaATTGTTATTAGTGTAGCAACCCGGGGCATCCTCCGGACCTAAAAATTAGTTGAGAattaaaaaccatcaaaaacCATCGAGCATACTGTTGGTATACACTCACCTATTACTACTGCTAATCTTATTCTTTCTTCTGTACTACATAACGTCAAAGCAAGGAGCAGCAGTgcaagcagcaacaacaatgATCATGTTCAACCAGCAGTACAACATTCTAGAAGCTTCCCACATGATCAGTTTCATCACACACCTACAGCTCTAACAACTTGCCTTAAATCTAGGGAGTCAGTTAGTCATTCTGTTAGGCTGCATCCTTGTGTACATATAGAGTGCTCTCATTGGATGCAACACATCATCCTTagaatgtatatatattattcTTGCTGTACGAATTCAATCATAAATCAAATAATAGAATTCTGTTTGATCAAGTTCTTagaactctctctctctcaaagTTTACTGTAATACAGTTTTAGCAAAGAAATCAACCTAAGTGTTGATTTCTAATACATACCAActgcttgttggttcagtgcgTGTTCGATCCCCTACAGTAACAACttggaggggactggaacctaaccaccctaactcgccccgaatccggattagccctaagggtaaACTGGGTGTtgacaccaaaaaaaaaaaaagaaaaaaaaaaaccatcaaacataaaCCAAACAGCTAGATTAAGCAAGTCCGCCCTAGTCACCTCTTTCGACTTAATTAGGCAGTAAAATTATCAAATTGAACGGTCTAGACTTTTATTAGACGACAATAATCATGCAAGATTATAGACTAATCCGGAACATAGGGATAAGGTTCAACTTAATGAATGACCATGAAACAAAGTCAGAGGCATCAAGCATACATCAATTTGTGCACTATTGAAGTATTGAACAAGCAAACACCCTAAGTTTTCAACGATTTACTTGAAAACTCCCCAACAAAAGTCCCAAGTCAACCCGTAACAAAGACAACCAGGCTTCCAACCAACCCCCACTGAAAGCACTACTAGAGGTGAAGCCAGAATTTTTGTACAAGGAGGGCCGAAATTTGTACAGGAATACTTGTCTAATTCCCTAAAATAAAATACTAGAATTTCAATATATCAAACcaactatttttttttgttgttgtttagtATCGTAGAATGTAAATTGACCTAAAAttcttaatattttaaaatactaACACTAAAATACTTGGACACCTGCTTAGTACCGTTAAATATAAAATATCTAGGTAATAACAGTTAAGTATTTACTTTGTAAATATTTACTTTGGACAACATAACTTATTCTCTACCTCCATACTATAACAATAAAAGTAATGAAAATTACTCAAAGACAATAAAACAAGTTTGAAAAATGAATATAAGTCCATAATGGGTTTCGTAAACAAGGAACAATAGATGTATCAAATTAAGAATAAAAATGCTACATAGAAAAGCCTAGTAGGAATCGAACATGCAACTAGCAACATGACAACTTGTTATTACTACCAACTCAGCTAAATAAAATGGATAGTTTATAGCTGCAACTTTAATTATATATCTACAATCTCGTTGGGGCCATGGCCTACCAAGGCCCCCATATAGCTTCGCCACTGAGCACTACTAACTCATGTTGTTGAAAACTAATTTGATCACTATGTATTGGAAAGAAGTATTCATTTCCAAGAAGTCAAAGTAGAAATTTAAAATCAAGTCATTGCTAGTTTCATCATAACTATCAAATCTATAGACAAATCATTCCACAAGACAAtgatcaataaaataacaaccaACAAGCTCAATCTTAGAAAATctagaaaaatcaaaagaaacaaggtaaaATAGAGATTGAAGATCAAAATTAcatatttttggggttttttgatTAATGGAAGAACAACAAACAAAGCTAGAAATAAACAATGAAAATTAGAAGAAAAGTTAGGGAGATTTTACCAATGAAGCTTCAAATCTAAGggcttgtttggttgacatgggAATTTAATTTCCATAGGAAGTTGTAATTCAAGGGAAATTAGTTCCCTTGTTAAATTCATGGGAGTTTCTCTAAGTTGTTTGGTTGGCAACATGAGAATTAGAAATTCCCATGATCTTTGATTGACCAAGGGGGGGCTAGGTATTTACTTCCCATGTTTTGTAGGAATTCAAAATTCCCATGAATTCcaacttcctccatttctacttttttatgtcaaccaaacaactagcCAATCTATAAATTCCCATGAATTCCCGCTTCTCCCATTTTtaaatgtcaaccaaacaacccccAAGAGTATTCCAGATCCCCAGAAcaattcactagtagaaaaaacccttattgcagcgggcttttagacccctgttgcagcgtacatcgtatgctgcaactggggggcctgcaacaactctgaacttgttgcagcgtacaagttcgctgcaaaaagtgatttgttgcagcgggcttttagatgtacgctgcaacaagtgccaaaaaattggcaaaattttggacttgttgcagcgtacatataaaagcccgctgcaacacactcaactttttgcagcgtacatttatttgtacgctgcaacaagtctgaattactcaattttttgcagcgtacatttatttgtacgctgcaacaagtctgaatttttgcgaaatttttttcccttgttgcagcgtacaacatatatgtacgctgcaaaaaagcacttttggcgggaaaattctaattttgtttagggatacctagagtgccttgcaccaaatatagaaacctgtcaaaacaataatagaataacgcaacctgtataacaaatataaaaacaacaactggagttttgtatatatcccaaaaccaaaagtgcacataccgatacatttaaatatatttacgttccaatttcaacgtacgcatacattttaacataaaagattgttctataacatctaaaccaacacgatcaaacgccctcaggtcaataataaatacttggtggtaaaaaacttcgcccattgctcacgaaccacatcaatttcctcactagcataaggcgcagtcctcggagtatagaccttacaaaaacaaaaaattgatggagcattagatcgattaaatgcaaatgaaatgtcacattttaacattcaagcaactaatgacaatgtattaatagtctagaatacgaatcaattagttacttaattacctcatctagccggccttcatagtcatgttgtaacgtgactatctctaacatgaacttcataacgtaatagccacactcagttccgccgatttgttgagcacactgattaagaaacataatactttatcttgcaaggccaataattaataaaaacaaagcaaaaagctaattaagaaacatgttatacctctatatgaatgggtttacacgact contains:
- the LOC110796214 gene encoding UPF0161 protein At3g09310 codes for the protein MAAIQSLTFFRFHSSSDIYPLSLSSSPSLKFPKHIKIYNSQLHNFPTSSKKFQRRFSPILNKIEPDPDEEEEVQQSTGVKAALSMLNFYKREISPLMPKSCRYVPSCSEYSMIAYKKYGVAKGTILTAWRLCRCNPLGGSGFDPPRWFGEERASEE